A genomic segment from Thermococcus sp. LS1 encodes:
- a CDS encoding aminotransferase class I/II-fold pyridoxal phosphate-dependent enzyme encodes MLEPVRFSTYHGGAREEGLLDFSASLNPYTPEWLDDMFNRAKELSGRYLYWEKLEEELSELVGEPLTVTAGITEALYLIGILAMREKRKVVIPRHTYEEYERVARIFGTEVIKGPNSPEKLTELVENESIVFFCNPNNPDGKFYSPKGLRPLLDAVEDKGALLILDEAFIDFVKGAKSPEGENLVKLRTFTKSYGLPGIRVGYVIGFEEAFKSVRMPWSIGSLGYAFLEFLIEDGFEHLKKTMPLIWREKERMEKALDIKSDANFFIKRVGDAKAVVEALKRRGIAVRDCTSFGLPEYIRFSVRKPEENERLIKTMMEIGI; translated from the coding sequence ATGCTTGAACCCGTGAGATTCTCAACCTATCACGGAGGGGCGAGGGAAGAAGGTTTGCTCGACTTCTCAGCGTCTCTGAACCCCTATACCCCTGAATGGCTAGATGATATGTTTAACCGAGCAAAAGAGCTGAGCGGCCGTTACTTGTACTGGGAAAAGCTTGAGGAAGAGCTTTCTGAATTAGTTGGTGAACCCCTGACGGTGACGGCCGGAATCACTGAGGCGCTCTATCTAATCGGCATCCTCGCGATGAGGGAAAAGCGCAAGGTAGTAATCCCGCGCCACACCTACGAGGAGTATGAGAGAGTAGCGAGGATTTTCGGCACGGAGGTAATCAAAGGCCCAAACTCTCCAGAGAAGCTTACCGAACTCGTGGAGAACGAGAGTATCGTTTTCTTCTGCAACCCCAACAACCCCGACGGCAAGTTCTACTCGCCAAAGGGGCTCAGGCCTCTTCTCGATGCCGTCGAAGACAAAGGCGCACTCCTTATACTTGATGAGGCATTCATAGACTTCGTCAAAGGAGCAAAAAGTCCCGAAGGGGAAAACCTCGTGAAGCTCAGGACCTTCACCAAGAGCTACGGGCTGCCCGGGATAAGGGTGGGCTACGTCATCGGCTTTGAGGAGGCCTTTAAAAGCGTCCGCATGCCCTGGAGCATAGGCTCGCTCGGCTACGCCTTCCTGGAGTTCCTCATCGAGGACGGCTTCGAGCATCTCAAGAAAACGATGCCTCTAATCTGGCGCGAGAAGGAGCGGATGGAAAAGGCCCTGGACATCAAAAGCGATGCCAACTTCTTCATCAAGCGCGTTGGGGATGCAAAGGCGGTCGTTGAAGCGCTCAAACGTAGAGGAATAGCCGTCCGCGACTGCACGAGCTTCGGGCTTCCTGAGTATATTCGTTTCTCAGTGAGGAAGCCGGAGGAAAATGAAAGGCTCATCAAAACCATGATGGAGATTGGCATTTAG
- the cbiB gene encoding adenosylcobinamide-phosphate synthase CbiB → MEALMIFVVALLWDFLLGEPPALVHPTVWFGRLIGLFDGIYKRRGPILDFLAGTSASLFVITFAFALSKLPELLPEWLGFALGVYLLKSSFAIKSLAQHVENTMRDDIEEQRKYVGWIVSRDVSKLDRAHLNSAAIESLAENITDSIVAPLFYYLLFGLPGALVYRAVNTLDAMIGYRDERHEYFGKFAARLDDLLNFIPARITVLFFLPLSPRKVLEYWGKAKFKINADKPIAAMSAVLGVWLEKEGVYHFEGREPTLEDIRRALRIYWIVVGEWIAVVLLLLLTGVCPCLNP, encoded by the coding sequence ATGGAAGCCTTAATGATTTTTGTGGTTGCGCTCCTCTGGGATTTCCTCCTTGGCGAACCCCCTGCCTTGGTCCATCCCACCGTCTGGTTCGGCAGGCTAATCGGTCTCTTTGATGGGATATACAAAAGGAGGGGCCCGATTTTGGACTTTCTTGCCGGAACCTCTGCTTCTCTCTTTGTCATCACCTTCGCCTTTGCCCTCTCCAAGCTTCCGGAGCTTCTGCCAGAGTGGCTGGGTTTCGCTCTGGGCGTTTACCTTCTAAAAAGCTCCTTCGCGATTAAAAGCCTCGCCCAGCACGTGGAGAACACGATGAGGGACGACATAGAAGAGCAGAGGAAGTACGTGGGCTGGATAGTCAGCAGGGACGTCTCAAAGCTCGATAGGGCCCATCTCAATTCAGCGGCCATAGAGAGCCTCGCCGAGAACATCACAGACAGCATCGTTGCTCCGCTGTTCTACTATCTCCTCTTCGGCCTGCCAGGAGCTTTGGTCTACAGAGCCGTTAATACGCTCGACGCGATGATAGGCTACCGCGATGAGAGGCACGAGTATTTCGGCAAGTTCGCAGCGCGTCTCGACGATTTGCTCAACTTCATCCCAGCCCGCATTACCGTTCTGTTCTTCCTGCCGCTCAGCCCGAGAAAGGTTCTCGAATATTGGGGGAAAGCGAAGTTTAAGATAAACGCCGACAAGCCCATAGCAGCGATGAGCGCCGTCCTCGGTGTCTGGCTTGAGAAAGAAGGGGTTTATCACTTTGAAGGCAGGGAGCCGACGCTCGAAGATATAAGGCGGGCGCTGAGGATTTATTGGATTGTTGTGGGAGAGTGGATAGCTGTCGTGTTGCTACTGCTCTTAACGGGGGTGTGTCCATGCTTGAACCCGTGA
- a CDS encoding valine--tRNA ligase — protein MLPKNYNPQEIEPKWQKFWLDEKIYKYELDEKRPSYAIDTPPPFTSGTLHLGHVLSHTWIDIVARYKRMTGYNVLFPQGFDNHGLPTELKVEKEFGISKDQPEKFLQKCVEWTWQAIEAMRNQFIRIGYSADWDLEYHTMDDWYKATVQKSLLEFYKKGMLYRAEHPVYWCPRCRTSLAKAEVGYVEEDGFLYYIKLPLADGSGYVPIATTRPELMPACVAVFVHPDDERYKDVVGKKVKLPIFEREVPVIADEDVDPTFGTGAVYNCTYGDEQDVVWQKRYNLPVIIAINEDGTMNENAGKYAGMKTEEARKAIAEDLEKMGLLYKKEKITHRVLRHTERSSCMAPIELLPKKQWFIKVKDFTDEIVKVAEKINWYPSDMFLRLKDWAESMDWDWVISRQRVFGTPIPFWVCKNGHVVPAREENLPVDPRFDKPPVEKCPVCGAELEPVTDVLDCWVDSSITPLIITKWGKDEKWFKHNFPTALRPQGTDIIRTWAFYTIFRTYVLTGEKPWDDILINGMVAGPDGRKMSKSYGNVVAPDEVIPKYGADALRLWTALAPPGEDHPFKWETVDYNYRFLQKVWNIYRFAERHLEGFDPEAAKGIELEPIDRWILSRLHRLIKFATEEMEKYRFNLLTRELITFVWHEVADDYIEMIKYRLYGDDEESKLKAKAALYELLYNIMLLLAPFAPHITEELYQNLFKERIGAKSVHLLEWPKYDEAKIDEEAEKLGELAREIVGVMRRYKNSHGLALNAKLKHVAIYATDSYEMLKAIEKDIAGTMNIERLEIIKGEPELEERIIEIKPNFRTVGPRYGKLVPKITAYLKENAEEVARALKESGKVEFEVEGQKVELNKDDIVLRKAVFSEGEEVETAVVGDAVILFF, from the coding sequence ATGCTCCCGAAGAATTACAACCCTCAGGAAATCGAACCCAAGTGGCAGAAGTTCTGGCTGGATGAAAAAATCTACAAATACGAACTCGACGAGAAGAGACCAAGCTACGCGATCGACACTCCACCCCCGTTCACAAGCGGAACCCTTCACCTTGGTCATGTGCTCAGCCACACCTGGATTGACATTGTGGCCCGTTATAAGCGCATGACTGGCTACAACGTGCTCTTCCCACAGGGCTTCGACAACCACGGCCTTCCGACTGAGCTGAAGGTGGAGAAGGAGTTCGGAATCAGCAAAGATCAGCCAGAGAAGTTCCTCCAGAAATGTGTTGAGTGGACCTGGCAGGCCATCGAGGCCATGCGCAACCAGTTCATAAGGATAGGCTATTCCGCCGACTGGGATCTGGAGTACCACACAATGGACGACTGGTACAAGGCAACGGTCCAGAAGTCCCTCCTCGAGTTCTACAAAAAGGGCATGCTCTACCGCGCCGAGCACCCGGTTTACTGGTGTCCGAGATGTAGGACGAGCCTTGCCAAGGCTGAAGTAGGATATGTCGAGGAAGATGGCTTCCTCTACTATATCAAGCTCCCGCTTGCTGATGGCTCCGGTTACGTCCCGATAGCCACTACCAGACCGGAGCTTATGCCGGCCTGTGTTGCGGTATTTGTCCACCCTGACGATGAGAGGTATAAGGACGTTGTCGGCAAGAAGGTGAAGCTCCCGATATTCGAGAGGGAAGTGCCGGTTATAGCTGACGAGGACGTTGACCCGACCTTTGGAACCGGTGCCGTTTACAACTGTACCTACGGCGATGAGCAGGACGTCGTGTGGCAGAAGCGCTACAACCTGCCGGTTATCATAGCCATCAACGAAGACGGCACCATGAACGAAAACGCCGGCAAGTACGCGGGTATGAAGACCGAAGAGGCAAGGAAGGCCATCGCCGAGGATCTGGAAAAGATGGGCCTTCTCTACAAGAAGGAGAAGATAACTCACCGCGTCCTGAGGCACACCGAGAGGAGCTCCTGTATGGCCCCAATCGAGCTCCTGCCGAAGAAGCAGTGGTTCATAAAGGTGAAGGACTTCACGGACGAGATTGTGAAAGTGGCAGAGAAAATCAACTGGTATCCGAGCGATATGTTCCTCCGCCTCAAGGACTGGGCCGAGTCGATGGACTGGGACTGGGTTATAAGCAGACAGCGCGTCTTTGGAACCCCAATCCCATTCTGGGTCTGTAAGAACGGCCACGTAGTCCCTGCCAGAGAGGAAAATCTGCCCGTTGACCCGCGCTTTGACAAGCCGCCCGTTGAGAAGTGCCCGGTCTGCGGTGCCGAGCTCGAGCCTGTAACTGACGTCCTCGACTGCTGGGTGGATTCGAGCATTACGCCGCTCATCATCACCAAGTGGGGCAAGGACGAGAAGTGGTTCAAGCACAACTTCCCAACGGCTCTGAGGCCGCAGGGAACCGACATCATCAGGACGTGGGCATTCTACACAATATTCAGGACCTACGTGCTCACCGGGGAAAAGCCCTGGGACGACATCCTCATCAACGGAATGGTGGCTGGTCCAGACGGAAGGAAGATGAGTAAGAGCTACGGCAACGTTGTTGCACCGGATGAGGTGATCCCGAAGTACGGCGCCGACGCCCTGAGACTTTGGACTGCCTTAGCGCCGCCCGGAGAAGACCACCCGTTCAAGTGGGAGACCGTCGATTACAACTACCGCTTCCTCCAGAAGGTCTGGAACATCTACCGTTTCGCCGAGAGGCACCTCGAAGGCTTTGACCCAGAGGCAGCAAAAGGAATCGAGCTGGAGCCGATTGACAGGTGGATACTCTCGAGACTTCACCGCCTCATAAAGTTCGCCACCGAGGAAATGGAGAAGTACCGCTTTAACCTGCTCACGAGGGAGCTGATAACCTTCGTCTGGCACGAGGTCGCTGACGACTACATCGAGATGATCAAGTACCGCCTCTACGGCGACGACGAGGAGAGCAAGCTCAAGGCTAAGGCCGCCCTCTACGAACTGCTCTACAACATCATGCTCCTGCTCGCTCCGTTCGCGCCGCACATCACGGAGGAGCTCTATCAGAACCTCTTCAAAGAACGCATCGGAGCGAAGAGTGTCCACCTCCTCGAGTGGCCGAAGTACGACGAGGCTAAGATCGATGAAGAGGCGGAGAAGCTTGGAGAACTTGCCCGCGAGATAGTAGGTGTCATGAGGCGCTACAAGAACTCCCACGGCTTGGCGTTAAACGCCAAGCTCAAGCATGTAGCAATCTACGCCACCGACAGCTACGAGATGCTGAAGGCCATCGAAAAGGACATCGCCGGAACTATGAACATTGAGAGGCTTGAGATAATCAAGGGCGAGCCGGAACTCGAGGAGCGCATCATCGAGATAAAGCCCAACTTCAGAACAGTCGGGCCGCGCTACGGAAAGCTCGTGCCGAAGATAACCGCCTACCTAAAGGAGAACGCCGAGGAAGTTGCCAGGGCCCTCAAGGAGAGCGGAAAGGTCGAGTTCGAGGTTGAAGGACAGAAGGTCGAGCTCAACAAGGACGACATCGTCCTAAGGAAGGCAGTGTTCAGCGAGGGTGAAGAGGTTGAAACGGCCGTCGTTGGAGATGCCGTGATTCTGTTCTTCTGA
- the cobZ gene encoding alpha-ribazole phosphatase CobZ gives MRAGEILRKLESKGITLEKMLDTAMELYIGENAGDVRKLLEETMLRYLDDINVQSLLMAALLLEENFEVEGDPVNLVADELIGISIAEYIGGKMALFNFFYYDTKKPGILSRLPPFLDDAIGGFIAGCMTKLLSED, from the coding sequence ATGAGAGCCGGAGAAATCCTCAGGAAACTTGAATCAAAAGGAATAACCCTTGAAAAGATGCTCGATACTGCGATGGAGCTCTACATCGGCGAAAATGCCGGAGACGTTAGAAAACTGCTAGAGGAGACGATGCTCCGCTATCTTGACGACATTAACGTTCAGTCCCTTCTCATGGCGGCGCTCCTCCTTGAGGAGAACTTCGAGGTTGAAGGTGACCCCGTGAACTTAGTCGCCGATGAGCTCATCGGGATAAGCATAGCGGAATACATCGGCGGTAAAATGGCCCTTTTCAACTTCTTCTACTATGACACCAAAAAGCCAGGGATTTTGAGTAGGCTACCACCATTCCTCGATGATGCCATTGGTGGCTTCATAGCGGGCTGCATGACGAAGCTCCTTTCGGAGGACTGA
- a CDS encoding NTP transferase domain-containing protein — translation MIIILAGGKSTRMGQEKPVLKVAGKPMLLWVYEEAGKVDDVLVALSRNTPKTRELCLREGIPFIETPGKDYVQDIQWLLSEFGPFVSVSADILFVKASDFWLIEKAFDGKTSLTGVLPLEKVPGDLNPVVYRGYAIVGLNAVAEEGERFFEFTNPLLALNVNTPEELELAKKIANLIRAPRGCIPCRDSSQQS, via the coding sequence ATGATAATCATCCTCGCCGGAGGCAAATCAACCCGCATGGGGCAGGAAAAACCCGTCCTTAAGGTGGCCGGTAAGCCGATGCTCCTCTGGGTCTACGAGGAAGCGGGGAAAGTTGACGACGTCCTCGTTGCTCTATCGCGGAACACCCCCAAAACAAGGGAGCTCTGCCTCAGGGAAGGGATTCCCTTCATTGAGACGCCGGGAAAAGACTACGTCCAAGACATCCAGTGGCTTTTGAGTGAGTTCGGCCCATTCGTAAGCGTCTCCGCCGATATCCTCTTTGTGAAGGCCTCGGATTTTTGGCTTATCGAGAAGGCCTTCGACGGGAAGACGAGCCTGACAGGGGTCCTTCCGCTTGAAAAGGTGCCGGGGGATTTGAATCCTGTAGTTTACCGGGGTTATGCAATCGTTGGACTGAATGCCGTTGCTGAAGAAGGGGAGAGATTCTTTGAGTTCACAAATCCCCTGTTAGCCTTAAATGTGAACACTCCCGAAGAGCTGGAGCTCGCGAAGAAGATTGCTAACCTAATCCGAGCTCCGAGAGGATGTATTCCATGTCGAGATTCTTCTCAACAATCCTAG
- a CDS encoding uracil-DNA glycosylase family protein, with translation MLLKLDELEQIGKVYVNPRNLKTKPLFLRDWRDFLNLEEKVYGLYARTIYNPEQRFLVVDRKDEKVSGELEALYREFLREPLRFCHEEYYSYQLEVRSFDGLPFANGWVGSGVVLVGEAPGRKGCGLTGICFYRDASGMLLRKALFSLGINPDFVYITNVVKCNPPGNKLKGFDERELSLLQRELEILKPKAIFAIGRTAEKALKRLGFDATYLRHPAWYVRRGLREANKEMLNEYTPVKEVFGEWKP, from the coding sequence ATGCTGCTGAAGCTTGACGAGCTGGAGCAGATTGGAAAGGTCTATGTAAATCCAAGAAACCTTAAGACTAAGCCCCTCTTCCTCAGGGACTGGCGAGACTTTCTCAACCTCGAGGAGAAGGTTTACGGCCTCTACGCGAGGACGATTTACAATCCGGAGCAGCGCTTCCTTGTCGTTGATAGGAAGGATGAGAAAGTCTCAGGAGAGCTTGAGGCCCTTTACCGGGAGTTTCTCCGCGAACCGCTGAGGTTCTGCCACGAGGAGTATTACAGCTATCAGCTCGAGGTCAGGAGTTTCGATGGTCTGCCCTTCGCCAATGGCTGGGTCGGTTCGGGCGTCGTCCTTGTGGGCGAAGCACCTGGGAGAAAGGGGTGTGGATTAACTGGAATATGCTTCTATCGCGACGCCTCGGGAATGCTGCTCAGGAAGGCCCTCTTTTCCCTGGGGATTAACCCGGACTTTGTCTACATCACCAATGTCGTGAAATGCAATCCGCCAGGGAATAAGCTTAAGGGCTTCGACGAACGGGAGCTTAGTCTCCTCCAACGGGAGCTTGAGATTCTGAAGCCAAAAGCTATTTTTGCCATCGGCAGAACTGCAGAGAAGGCCCTAAAAAGGCTTGGCTTTGATGCAACCTACTTAAGACATCCCGCTTGGTACGTGCGCAGGGGCTTGAGGGAAGCCAACAAGGAGATGCTCAATGAATACACCCCGGTAAAGGAGGTCTTCGGGGAATGGAAGCCTTAA
- a CDS encoding cobyric acid synthase yields MGKALMVQGTSSGAGKSLLVMALCRIFSNLGYDVVPFKSQNMSLNSAPSIEGGEISRAQYLQAVACRKKPSVRFNPILLKPEGNMRSQVVFMGKPIGSVSAKEYMLSRKEELFRKAMRVLDELMAEHEIVIIEGAGSPVEINLKDYDIANMRVARHAKAKTILVTDIDRGGSFASIVGTMELLSEEERNLILGFVFNKFRGDASLLEPGFEYLEKRYGKPTLGVVPYVEHKLPEEDSLTSFPRVKGKLHIQVVKLPHISNFTDFEPLHWANGVDYVTKAEEIEGDLIIIPGSKNTVEDLLWMRENGIEDAIIRAHHEGSFVVGICGGFQMLGEKIIDNVESKRGEVKGIGLLPAKTIFTPVKRTNHLKAEIVWKPAKRMSVDGYEIRMGRSISKRPFSIIREINGANAFEPEGALGERTFGTYLHGIFHNFAFTERLLNFLRAEKGLEPISVDGWSIEEEIERFARIVEKNLDMEYILSELGLG; encoded by the coding sequence ATGGGAAAAGCCCTAATGGTTCAGGGGACTTCCTCCGGAGCCGGAAAATCTCTCCTTGTCATGGCTTTGTGCCGGATCTTCTCGAACTTAGGGTATGACGTTGTTCCGTTTAAAAGCCAGAACATGAGCCTGAACTCCGCACCGAGCATAGAAGGCGGCGAAATAAGTCGCGCCCAGTACCTTCAGGCGGTAGCCTGCAGAAAGAAGCCGTCGGTAAGGTTCAATCCGATACTCCTCAAGCCCGAGGGTAACATGAGGAGCCAAGTTGTGTTTATGGGAAAGCCCATAGGAAGCGTTTCAGCCAAGGAATACATGCTCTCCCGGAAGGAGGAGCTCTTTCGGAAGGCCATGCGGGTTCTGGATGAACTCATGGCGGAGCATGAGATTGTGATAATCGAAGGTGCAGGCTCGCCCGTTGAGATTAACCTCAAGGACTACGACATAGCCAACATGCGCGTTGCGAGACACGCCAAAGCAAAAACCATCCTCGTTACCGACATCGACCGCGGTGGGAGCTTCGCCTCTATAGTGGGCACGATGGAGCTCTTGAGCGAGGAGGAGCGAAACCTAATCCTTGGCTTCGTATTTAACAAGTTCCGCGGCGATGCCTCCCTGCTGGAGCCAGGCTTCGAATATCTGGAGAAGCGCTACGGGAAGCCCACCCTCGGAGTCGTTCCCTACGTCGAGCACAAGTTGCCAGAAGAGGACTCTCTGACGAGCTTTCCGAGGGTTAAGGGCAAGCTCCACATCCAGGTAGTCAAGCTACCCCACATAAGCAACTTTACCGACTTTGAGCCCCTGCACTGGGCCAATGGGGTGGACTACGTTACAAAAGCGGAGGAAATTGAGGGCGATTTAATAATAATCCCCGGGAGCAAGAACACCGTCGAGGACTTGCTCTGGATGCGCGAGAATGGAATAGAGGACGCGATAATTCGGGCTCACCACGAAGGTTCTTTCGTCGTTGGAATCTGCGGCGGCTTTCAAATGCTCGGGGAGAAGATAATCGACAACGTAGAATCGAAGCGCGGTGAGGTCAAGGGTATTGGACTGTTGCCCGCTAAAACAATCTTCACGCCCGTTAAGCGGACAAACCACCTGAAGGCCGAAATCGTCTGGAAGCCGGCCAAGAGAATGAGCGTTGATGGCTATGAGATACGGATGGGCCGCTCAATCTCAAAGAGGCCATTCTCGATAATACGGGAGATAAACGGTGCTAATGCCTTTGAGCCGGAGGGAGCCCTTGGTGAGAGAACCTTCGGGACCTATCTACACGGCATCTTCCACAACTTCGCCTTCACGGAGCGTCTCCTCAACTTTCTGCGGGCGGAGAAAGGGCTTGAGCCGATAAGCGTTGATGGATGGAGCATCGAAGAAGAGATAGAGCGCTTTGCTAGGATTGTTGAGAAGAATCTCGACATGGAATACATCCTCTCGGAGCTCGGATTAGGTTAG
- the cobS gene encoding adenosylcobinamide-GDP ribazoletransferase — MRNVLPFLTRVPIKGDFEKARKELWAFPLVALVSSALPTLVLYLKLPLSNLLAVLALYFTIGLLHLDGLADFADGVMVKGDRERKIKAMKDLNTGIAGLFAVVMVLLLQVYSLQLVPFYALFLAELNSKFAMLLALATKKPLGQGLGAYFMEKMDNGQLLGGFIFYTILLVPVVVYEQNALVSLLGLAFGGYTIKVALDNFGGINGDCIGAIAEITRAGTLLVLAFVWWYT, encoded by the coding sequence ATGAGAAACGTCCTGCCATTCCTGACACGGGTGCCAATTAAGGGCGACTTCGAGAAAGCTCGCAAGGAGCTCTGGGCCTTTCCACTTGTTGCTTTGGTGAGTTCGGCGCTCCCAACGCTCGTCCTCTACTTAAAACTTCCCCTCTCGAACCTCCTGGCGGTCTTGGCGCTCTACTTCACTATCGGTCTTCTCCATCTTGACGGTCTGGCGGACTTCGCCGACGGAGTGATGGTCAAAGGCGATCGCGAGAGGAAAATAAAGGCAATGAAGGATCTGAACACCGGAATAGCGGGCCTCTTCGCGGTGGTAATGGTTCTGCTCCTTCAAGTTTACTCCCTTCAGCTCGTTCCTTTCTACGCCCTCTTCCTGGCGGAGCTAAACTCAAAGTTCGCCATGCTCCTCGCGCTGGCAACCAAGAAACCGCTCGGCCAAGGGCTTGGGGCATACTTTATGGAAAAGATGGACAACGGTCAGCTCCTCGGCGGGTTCATCTTCTACACCATTCTCCTCGTCCCTGTAGTTGTCTACGAGCAAAATGCCCTGGTCTCGCTCCTTGGTCTGGCTTTCGGAGGTTACACCATCAAAGTTGCCCTCGACAACTTCGGTGGGATAAATGGGGACTGCATAGGTGCAATAGCGGAGATAACGAGGGCTGGGACGCTTTTGGTTCTGGCTTTCGTTTGGTGGTATACATGA
- the trm10 gene encoding tRNA (guanine(9)-/adenine(9)-N1)-methyltransferase: MKTLAQVFREVLQEKGIDSFGVLSKRYRKSKNKLQDVAVDVLNGKGVIAEVPEPTAVAWDLNGNRVKGSRYAYVPGCMAEKFKVLIRAEDLKACIPEWPYFIIDLMHWDKHTQKEKGKICLQVAQSYGLLRDYFTGKELAVTWANDEFKSMFHGPIERITTYEGSTANFLKEEGIDEVVLLDPWAEEVLGEEDFDVKAFIIGGIVDTGGTKKKTTPKIGEELENAGIKVRRRKIVLRGDVVGVPDRINRILGIILKMMVDGKSMNEAVYEMQEPLHARWRLRKELPKHATRYMINGKVYRVVEKELFDDYSKWLKIRWEDFVKVLRELNLVALERKRMHHLNKISNPRIINGKLYRVILLKKAAILCYNC, encoded by the coding sequence ATGAAGACACTCGCCCAGGTTTTCAGGGAAGTTCTGCAGGAGAAGGGTATAGATAGCTTCGGCGTGCTTTCAAAGCGCTACCGCAAGTCAAAGAATAAGCTCCAGGATGTGGCAGTGGACGTCCTTAACGGAAAGGGAGTCATAGCAGAAGTTCCAGAGCCAACGGCAGTTGCGTGGGATTTAAACGGGAACCGCGTTAAGGGTTCGCGCTATGCCTACGTGCCGGGCTGCATGGCTGAAAAGTTCAAGGTTCTGATCAGGGCTGAAGACCTGAAGGCCTGCATTCCGGAGTGGCCCTACTTCATAATTGACCTAATGCACTGGGACAAGCACACCCAGAAGGAAAAGGGCAAGATATGCCTCCAGGTGGCTCAGAGCTACGGCCTGCTGAGGGACTACTTCACGGGAAAAGAGCTGGCAGTAACCTGGGCGAATGATGAGTTCAAATCCATGTTCCACGGCCCGATTGAGAGGATAACGACATACGAAGGATCTACCGCCAACTTCCTGAAAGAAGAGGGCATCGATGAGGTCGTACTCCTCGACCCCTGGGCGGAGGAAGTTCTGGGAGAGGAGGACTTCGACGTTAAGGCCTTCATAATCGGGGGAATCGTCGACACCGGCGGTACAAAGAAGAAGACCACGCCAAAAATCGGTGAGGAGCTTGAGAACGCAGGTATTAAGGTCCGCAGGAGGAAAATAGTCCTTAGGGGCGATGTAGTCGGTGTCCCGGACAGGATAAACAGAATCCTCGGCATAATCCTCAAGATGATGGTTGATGGCAAGTCAATGAACGAGGCTGTTTACGAGATGCAGGAGCCGCTTCACGCACGCTGGCGCCTCAGAAAGGAGCTTCCAAAGCATGCAACGCGCTATATGATTAACGGCAAAGTTTACCGCGTCGTCGAGAAGGAGCTCTTCGACGATTATTCCAAGTGGCTCAAGATACGCTGGGAGGATTTCGTCAAGGTTCTGCGCGAGTTAAATCTCGTCGCGCTCGAGAGGAAGCGGATGCACCACCTCAACAAGATTTCCAACCCGAGAATAATCAACGGCAAGCTTTACAGGGTCATACTCCTAAAGAAGGCCGCGATACTGTGCTACAACTGCTGA
- a CDS encoding diphthine--ammonia ligase family protein yields the protein MKGIAFFSGGKDGLYATYLAQKSGISIPYFLVLKTTIGLSPHYENLSELEKLAEAIGKEPLIFDMAKGSEALAEFIGSLGVDYLIAGDVLLEDHLEWIERLAEGAGVKVLEPLWGRNTLELAREIIEAGFEYAIIAVNKEKLSKEWLGYTFRSVEDLEHFLDANPSIDPLGEFAEFHTVVLKCPLFERSFELKPQKVDESETYWWLKFRLVRE from the coding sequence TTGAAGGGCATCGCCTTCTTCTCGGGCGGCAAGGACGGGCTTTATGCAACTTATTTGGCCCAGAAAAGCGGCATAAGTATCCCGTATTTCCTCGTCTTGAAGACCACCATCGGACTCTCGCCGCACTACGAGAACCTAAGCGAACTGGAAAAGCTCGCCGAGGCTATAGGAAAGGAGCCTCTAATCTTTGATATGGCAAAAGGGAGCGAGGCTTTAGCTGAATTCATCGGCTCCCTCGGCGTCGATTATCTTATCGCAGGAGATGTGCTGCTCGAAGACCACCTGGAGTGGATCGAACGGCTGGCCGAAGGAGCGGGCGTTAAAGTCTTGGAGCCTCTATGGGGCAGGAACACGCTTGAGCTCGCGAGAGAGATAATCGAAGCGGGATTTGAATACGCGATAATCGCGGTCAACAAGGAGAAGCTCTCTAAGGAATGGCTCGGCTACACCTTCCGGTCGGTTGAGGATTTGGAGCACTTCCTCGATGCAAATCCCAGCATTGACCCCCTTGGCGAGTTCGCTGAGTTCCACACGGTGGTCTTAAAGTGCCCGCTGTTTGAGAGAAGTTTTGAGCTGAAGCCGCAGAAGGTGGATGAGAGCGAGACCTACTGGTGGCTGAAGTTCAGGCTGGTGAGAGAATGA